The following are encoded in a window of Mycobacteroides chelonae CCUG 47445 genomic DNA:
- a CDS encoding acyl-CoA thioesterase yields MADIEEILTLEQLEKDIFRGNVTPSSLRRTFGGQVAGQSLVSAVRTVEPQYLVHSLHGYFLRPGNPNEPTVFLVDRVRDGRSFSTRRVTAIQDGQAIFSMSASFQTLDTGIEHQDLMPPVPTPEDLPDVQDAEGSFSHDLFRQFAEWDIRIVPDELMDRNPRLAAQQRVWFRCRKQLPDDPVLHICALAYMSDLTLLSSSKVPHRDAVLQTASLDHALWFLRPFRADEWLLYDETSPSAGYGRALTQGRIFDREGRMVAAVVQEGLTRYERNPDEASIAKGNMA; encoded by the coding sequence ATGGCCGATATCGAAGAGATCCTGACGCTCGAGCAGCTCGAAAAGGACATCTTCCGAGGCAACGTCACCCCGAGCAGCCTGCGCCGCACCTTCGGCGGCCAGGTTGCGGGGCAATCGTTGGTCTCGGCCGTCCGCACCGTCGAGCCGCAGTACCTGGTGCATTCCCTGCACGGATACTTCCTGCGGCCCGGAAATCCCAACGAGCCCACTGTGTTTCTCGTTGATCGGGTACGCGACGGCCGCTCGTTCAGCACCCGTCGGGTCACCGCGATCCAGGACGGGCAGGCGATCTTCAGCATGTCGGCCTCCTTCCAGACGCTGGACACCGGCATCGAGCATCAGGATCTGATGCCGCCCGTCCCGACGCCCGAAGACCTGCCCGATGTGCAGGATGCGGAGGGGTCGTTCAGCCACGACCTCTTCCGGCAGTTCGCTGAATGGGACATCCGGATCGTCCCCGACGAGCTGATGGACCGGAACCCGCGGCTGGCCGCGCAGCAGCGGGTGTGGTTCCGCTGCCGCAAGCAGCTTCCGGATGATCCGGTGCTGCACATCTGCGCGCTGGCCTACATGAGCGATCTGACGCTGCTGAGTTCTTCCAAGGTGCCGCACCGGGACGCGGTACTGCAGACCGCATCCCTGGATCATGCGCTGTGGTTCCTGCGTCCATTCCGTGCCGATGAATGGCTGCTGTACGACGAGACGTCGCCGTCGGCCGGATACGGGCGGGCGCTGACTCAGGGCCGGATCTTCGATCGCGAGGGCCGGATGGTCGCGGCGGTGGTACAGGAGGGATTGACCCGGTACGAGCGCAACCCCGACGAGGCGTCGATCGCCAAGGGGAACATGGCGTGA
- the pdxS gene encoding pyridoxal 5'-phosphate synthase lyase subunit PdxS: MTSTTNGTSPETGTGTARVKRGMAEMLKGGVIMDVVTPEQAKIAEDAGAVAVMALERVPADIRAQGGVSRMSDPDMIDGIISTVSIPVMAKARIGHFVEAQILQSLGVDYIDESEVLTPADYTNHIDKWKFTVPFVCGATNLGEALRRITEGAAMIRSKGEAGTGDVSNATTHMRKIGGEIRRLTSFSEDELYVAAKELQAPYDLVVEVARAGKLPVTLFTAGGIATPADAAMMMQLGAEGVFVGSGIFKSGNPEQRAAAIVKATTFYDDPDVLAKVSRGLGEAMVGINVEDIAQPHRLAERGW, from the coding sequence TTGACTAGCACGACCAACGGAACGTCCCCCGAGACCGGAACCGGCACCGCGCGCGTCAAGCGCGGCATGGCCGAGATGCTCAAGGGCGGCGTCATCATGGACGTCGTTACGCCGGAACAGGCGAAGATCGCCGAAGATGCCGGTGCTGTCGCTGTCATGGCGCTGGAGCGGGTGCCCGCGGACATTCGCGCCCAGGGCGGCGTGTCCCGCATGAGCGATCCGGACATGATCGACGGCATCATCAGCACCGTCAGCATTCCGGTCATGGCCAAGGCCCGCATCGGGCATTTCGTCGAGGCGCAGATCCTGCAGAGCCTGGGCGTGGACTACATCGACGAGTCGGAGGTGCTGACCCCGGCCGACTACACCAACCACATCGACAAGTGGAAGTTCACCGTGCCGTTCGTGTGTGGCGCCACCAACCTGGGCGAGGCGCTGCGCCGCATCACCGAGGGGGCGGCCATGATCCGTTCCAAGGGTGAGGCCGGTACCGGTGACGTGTCCAACGCGACGACTCACATGCGCAAGATCGGTGGCGAGATCCGTCGGCTCACTTCGTTCTCCGAGGATGAGTTGTACGTTGCCGCAAAGGAACTGCAGGCACCGTATGACCTTGTGGTCGAGGTTGCTCGCGCCGGCAAGCTGCCGGTCACGCTGTTCACCGCCGGTGGCATCGCGACACCTGCCGATGCCGCGATGATGATGCAGCTGGGCGCCGAGGGTGTGTTCGTCGGATCCGGAATCTTTAAGTCCGGCAACCCCGAGCAGCGCGCCGCGGCGATCGTGAAGGCCACCACCTTCTACGACGATCCGGACGTGCTGGCCAAGGTGTCGCGCGGACTGGGTGAAGCGATGGTCGGCATCAACGTGGAGGACATCGCGCAGCCGCATCGGCTCGCCGAGCGCGGCTGGTAA
- a CDS encoding NUDIX hydrolase, whose protein sequence is MTFSALTVIVIALIGTLVALGLLWAYLVANRLDRLHVRSDLSWQALDAALARRAVVARAVGDALKDDQLIKLAAKAERAERDRREYAENQLASALSTVDSERLRPALVAELADAETRVLIARRFHNDAVRDTLALRVRRPVRWLRLGGTAPMPTYFEIIDRQGAGTEDPALANFRTSARIILLDEDGRVLLLRGFDPAAPSPAVHWWFTVGGQTLPGEKLCDGAVRELVEETGLSVPSGRLVGPLWRRVAVFDFNGTTIRSEELFFVHRTKRFEPATDGRTNLEQRYITGHRWCDAGEIAALAASGEQVFPNQLGELLGEAATAADAVAAGGRRDPILIG, encoded by the coding sequence GTGACCTTCTCGGCGTTGACCGTCATCGTCATCGCCCTCATCGGCACGCTGGTCGCGCTGGGCCTGCTGTGGGCCTATCTGGTGGCCAACCGGCTGGACCGCCTGCATGTGCGCAGCGACCTGTCCTGGCAAGCCCTCGATGCCGCGTTGGCGCGCCGCGCCGTCGTCGCGCGGGCGGTAGGAGATGCGCTCAAGGACGACCAACTGATCAAACTCGCCGCGAAAGCCGAGCGGGCCGAACGTGACCGGCGCGAGTACGCGGAGAACCAGTTGGCCTCGGCGTTGTCCACCGTGGACTCCGAGCGGCTGCGCCCCGCGCTGGTGGCCGAGCTCGCGGACGCCGAGACGCGGGTGCTGATCGCGCGGCGCTTCCACAACGACGCCGTGCGCGACACCCTGGCCCTGCGGGTGCGCCGACCGGTGCGCTGGTTGCGTCTGGGCGGAACCGCGCCGATGCCAACATATTTCGAAATCATCGACCGCCAGGGTGCGGGTACCGAAGACCCGGCCCTGGCCAACTTCCGTACCTCGGCGCGGATCATCCTGCTCGATGAGGATGGCCGGGTGCTGCTGCTGCGCGGCTTCGATCCCGCCGCCCCCAGCCCGGCGGTGCATTGGTGGTTCACCGTGGGCGGACAGACGTTGCCGGGGGAGAAGCTGTGCGATGGCGCGGTGCGCGAGCTGGTCGAGGAGACCGGCTTATCGGTTCCCTCCGGACGCCTCGTAGGCCCGCTGTGGCGTCGGGTGGCCGTCTTCGACTTCAACGGAACCACCATTCGCTCCGAGGAATTGTTCTTCGTGCACCGGACCAAGAGGTTCGAACCGGCGACGGACGGCCGCACGAATTTGGAGCAGCGCTACATCACCGGGCACCGCTGGTGCGACGCCGGCGAGATCGCCGCGCTCGCGGCCTCGGGAGAGCAAGTTTTCCCGAATCAGCTGGGAGAGCTGCTCGGAGAGGCCGCCACTGCCGCAGATGCGGTGGCCGCCGGTGGGCGCCGCGACCCGATCCTCATCGGGTGA